GACGGAAGTCCGCTTAGAGCTAAGATATCGTTATCATTCAGTCGTTATATTTCGCCTAAAACGGTAACCAGAACAGATGCTCCAGAATCTCCAGACCTTACCCATATTGTAAGCGTTTCTGAAGGAATGTCTCTACCGCAATTGTGCCAGAAAATCTGGAATGACGATTCCTTTTACATACAAGTTGCAGAACATAATAAACTTAACAAATTCAGAAACCTTAAGGGTATCGACAAATTAATTTTTCCACCCATAATCCCTTCAATCTAATGAGTGCATCAACCGAAATAAAAAGTGGCGGAATCGCAACATTTGCAGTTAAAGTTAACGGATCGGCAATAGCCGATGAACTTAGCGTGCTTTCTGTTCACATCGAAAAAAAAATAAACCGAATTGCATCTGCAAAAATCATCATCCTAGACGGAGAACCTAACACGGGTAAATTTGATGCCAGCTCCTCTTCTACTTTTGTGCCTGGCGCAACAATTAGCATAGAAGCTGGATATGACAATAATAATACTGTTATTTTTTCTGGCTTAATCATGAGCCAGACCATTCGCATTGATAATTTGGTAGGATCCGCTTTAGAAATTGAATGTCGTGATAATGCCATAAAAATGATTGTAGGCAGAAAAAGTCTCACCTTTTCTAAACAGAAAGACAGCGACATCATATCTTCTATAATTGGAAGCTATTCAGGATTAAGCTCAGATGTTACTGCCACAAGTACCGTTTGGCCAGAACAAGTGCAATTTTATGCTACCGATTGGGATTATATTTTGGCTCTCGCCGAGGCAAATGGACTAATTGTAAGCACCATAAACGGAAAAATTTCAGTATTTCCTCCAGATAAAAATACAACATCTGTGCTTACGGTAACTTATGGTGATAACCTTCTTGAATTTAATGCCAAATTAAATGCCGTTACACAATTAGGAAATGTAGCTGCAAATAGCTGGGATTTTAAAACTCAAGCGATTGTAAATGGTAATGCAGCGCCAAATGTTAGTGGAGCTGGAAATTTGACCACAAAAAAATTATCTGAAGCTATTGGACTCTCGACTTATCAATTGCAGACCTCTGCACCGCTAGAAAGTGCTGATTTAACCAATTGGTCTAAAGCACAAATTATTAAAAGCGAATATGCTAAAATAATGGGCGAAGCTAAATTTCAAGGAACAAATTTAATTGATCCTGGAAAGTACATGACTTTCGCCGGTCTTGGAGATCGTTTTAATGGCGATTACCTCATTGGCGGAGTTGTACATGATTTGTCTCAAGGAAATTGGGTTTCAGAAGTTACACTTGGACTTTCTCCATTTTGGTTTACCGAAGAACCAGATGTTATGGCACCACCCGCTTCTGGACTTATTCCTGGTGCAAAAGGGCTTTTTAATGCCACCGTAAAAAAGATGGATGAAGATCCCGATTCTCAATACCGAGTTTTAGTCGATGTCCCTTTATTAGATCCAAAAGGTGAAGGAATCTGGGCAAGGCTAACCAATTTCTATTCAACAAACGGAGCAGGAGCTTTCTTTATGCCCGAAGTTGGAGATGAAGTCATTTTGGGTTTTATAAATGAAGATCCACGTTATCCCATAATTCTTGGAAGTGTCTATAGTAGTACAAACAAAAAACCTTTTACAGGTTTAAATCCAAATGAAAAAAATTCGGTAAAAGCCATAGTTTCTAAATCGGGAATTTCGGTACAGTTTAATGATGAGAACAAAGTCTGGACTGTTGCAACTCCTAATAAAAACACGATTATTATTAGTGATAAAGACAAGAAAATTACGATTCAGGACGAAAACAATAATAGCATTGTAATGTCAAACAGCGGTATTGATTTATCGAGTCAGAAAAACATCAATATCTCAGCCAATCAAAATGTCACCATCAAAGGAAATCAAGGCGTTAACATACAGTCAAGCGGCGGAGATGTCTCAATAAAAGGTCTCAACATCAAAGAAAATGCAGATATGCAATATAGCGCTCAAGGTGGTCAAATGGCACAAGTCTCAGGAGGAATGCAATTGACACTGAAAGGTGCAATGGTAATGATTAATTGATTGTAAGATTTGAGAAAATAGATGAAAGAAAATAGATGAAAGAAAATAGATGAAAGAAAATAGATGAAAGAGAATAGACGCAAGAGGCGCTACTCACGATTAAACGAATCAAGAGTAAGAAGATTAAACAAATAAACAATTAACCCATTAAACAAAAAAAATATGCCACCAGCAGCAAGACTTACAGATTTTCATCAATGTCCGTTGGTTACTCCGGGAGTGCCACCAATTCCGCATGTAGGAGGACCAATAGTTGGGCCAGGCGCACCAACAGTTTTAATAGCAGGATTACCAGCTGCCAGAGTTGGCGACATGCTGGTTTGTGTAGGACCTCCAGATTCTATTGTAAAAGGATCTGCAACGGTTATGATATGCGGCATGCCCGCTGCAAGAATGGGAGATTCAACCGCTCATGGAGGATCAATTGTTCTTGGAGCATTTAATGTGATGATCGGTGGATAATTCAGCACATAATGACACTGCTTTTTTAGGTTCAGGATGGGCGTTTCCTGTTTCATTCTCTGCTGATAATCATCAGCTGAATTTGTCTGCTAATGAAACCAACATTAACGAATCGATCAATGTCATTCTAAACACACGCAAAGGTGAGCGTACGCTTGAAGCCGAATTCG
The Flavobacterium humidisoli DNA segment above includes these coding regions:
- a CDS encoding PAAR domain-containing protein, giving the protein MPPAARLTDFHQCPLVTPGVPPIPHVGGPIVGPGAPTVLIAGLPAARVGDMLVCVGPPDSIVKGSATVMICGMPAARMGDSTAHGGSIVLGAFNVMIGG
- the vgrG gene encoding type VI secretion system tip protein VgrG, translating into MSASTEIKSGGIATFAVKVNGSAIADELSVLSVHIEKKINRIASAKIIILDGEPNTGKFDASSSSTFVPGATISIEAGYDNNNTVIFSGLIMSQTIRIDNLVGSALEIECRDNAIKMIVGRKSLTFSKQKDSDIISSIIGSYSGLSSDVTATSTVWPEQVQFYATDWDYILALAEANGLIVSTINGKISVFPPDKNTTSVLTVTYGDNLLEFNAKLNAVTQLGNVAANSWDFKTQAIVNGNAAPNVSGAGNLTTKKLSEAIGLSTYQLQTSAPLESADLTNWSKAQIIKSEYAKIMGEAKFQGTNLIDPGKYMTFAGLGDRFNGDYLIGGVVHDLSQGNWVSEVTLGLSPFWFTEEPDVMAPPASGLIPGAKGLFNATVKKMDEDPDSQYRVLVDVPLLDPKGEGIWARLTNFYSTNGAGAFFMPEVGDEVILGFINEDPRYPIILGSVYSSTNKKPFTGLNPNEKNSVKAIVSKSGISVQFNDENKVWTVATPNKNTIIISDKDKKITIQDENNNSIVMSNSGIDLSSQKNINISANQNVTIKGNQGVNIQSSGGDVSIKGLNIKENADMQYSAQGGQMAQVSGGMQLTLKGAMVMIN